A genomic stretch from Festucalex cinctus isolate MCC-2025b chromosome 13, RoL_Fcin_1.0, whole genome shotgun sequence includes:
- the LOC144033358 gene encoding C5a anaphylatoxin chemotactic receptor 1-like codes for MEDHYNFSDLDESNYSIPDFNDTNDNMEPEILPVQIVALTLYALIVLFGVPGNAIVIWVTGFKMPPSVPTIFFLNLALADLLCCLSLPLHMMLIAKSDLWQFGPVACKLVKGLFYLVKYCSLLQLVFVSLDRWLLVVIPMWCHKHRRPKYAVLVCVAVWCLALIGNIPQFMYHKEVIVGVQRSECLMINSMRRFSLIITFRFLLEFLLPFLIISSCHLMVYRRARSNVATSRTRSKRTLKVIVALVLSFFLCWLPMYIVKFLMLMIPLHSPHIPYMYRAHVLTLCLPYFNCCLNPLLYVCLGQGFKDSMNRSLCNILHLLSEDHTPRTNIAAHDGAKVRRN; via the coding sequence ATGGAGGACCACTATAACTTCAGTGACTTGGATGAATCAAACTACAGCATTCCAGATTTCAATGACACTAATGACAACATGGAGCCAGAGATTCTCCCTGTCCAAATCGTGGCTCTGACCTTGTATGCccttattgttttgtttggcgTTCCTGGAAATGCCATCGTGATTTGGGTGACCGGTTTCAAAATGCCCCCGTCGGTCCCAACCATCTTTTTCCTCAACCTCGCTTTGGCTGATCTCCTGTGTTGCCTCTCGCTGCCTCTTCACATGATGCTTATCGCCAAAAGTGACCTTTGGCAATTTGGCCCAGTGGCGTGCAAATTGGTCAAAGGCCTTTTCTACTTGGTGAAGTATTGCAGCCTCTTGCAGCTCGTCTTCGTAAGTCTTGATCGCTGGTTATTGGTGGTCATCCCCATGTGGTGCCACAAACACAGGAGACCCAAGTATGCAGTCCTGGTTTGTGTTGCAGTGTGGTGCTTGGCCTTGATAGGAAACATCCCTCAGTTTATGTATCATAAGGAGGTCATAGTGGGCGTGCAAAGGAGCGAGTGTCTGATGATTAACAGTATGCGGAGATTCTCGCTCATCATAACATTCCGATTCCTGTTAGAGTTCCTCCTGCCGTTCCTCATCATCAGCTCCTGCCACTTGATGGTCTACAGAAGAGCCCGCAGTAATGTGGCAACCAGCAGGACTCGCTCCAAACGGACACTAAAAGTCATCGTTGCCTTGGTGCTCAGCTTCTTCCTGTGCTGGCTGCCCATGTACATTGTCAAATTCTTGATGTTGATGATACCTTTGCATTCCCCTCACATCCCATACATGTACCGGGCCCATGTTTTGACCCTATGCCTGCCCTACTTCAACTGCTGCCTCAACCCGCTGCTTTATGTGTGTCTGGGGCAAGGCTTCAAAGACAGCATGAACCGATCCCTGTGCAACATCCTCCACTTGCTCAGCGAGGACCACACGCCCAGGACCAACATCGCTGCTCATGACGGTGCGAAGGTGCGCAGAAATTGA
- the LOC144033806 gene encoding C5a anaphylatoxin chemotactic receptor 1-like: MEDYYDLFDILEELNFSITDDNFTYPIFPDIKPTIQPIQIISLTFYALVVLFGVPGNAIVVWVTGFKMPPSVPAIFFLNLALADLLCCLSLPLLMVPLAHDDHWHFGPTACTLVKGLFYLVMYCSILQLVLISLDRWLLVARTVWCHKNRGQKYAVLGCVSVWCLALLASIPEFVYNKEITAGVHKRECVAVHSVRSAWLVTTVRFLLGFLLPFLIIVTCHLMVYRKADNKVATKKSRSKRMLKVIVAVVISFFLCWLPLHIVNFFTLVTPRHSPHSPSVYLAHVLTLCLAYFNSCLNPLLYVCLGRSFKDTMNRSLCNILHLLSDDHTPRTSIATAVTTNSSGKEATNV; encoded by the coding sequence ATGGAGGACTACTATGACTTATTTGACATCCTTGAAGAATTAAACTTCAGTATTACAGATGACAACTTTACTTATCCAATATTTCCCGACATTAAGCCAACGATTCAGCCTATCCAGATCATCTCTCTGACCTTCTACGCCCTTGTGGTTTTGTTTGGCGTTCCTGGAAATGCCATAGTGGTGTGGGTGACCGGTTTCAAAATGCCCCCGTCGGTCCCAGCCATCTTTTTCCTCAACCTCGCGCTGGCTGACCTCCTGTGTTGCCTCTCGCTGCCTCTTCTCATGGTGCCTCTTGCCCACGATGACCACTGGCACTTTGGCCCGACGGCGTGCACATTGGTCAAAGGCCTCTTCTACTTGGTGATGTATTGCAGCATCTTGCAACTCGTCCTCATAAGTCTGGATCGTTGGTTGTTGGTTGCCAGGACCGTGTGGTGCCACAAGAATAGGGGACAAAAGTATGCTGTCCTGGGATGTGTTTCAGTGTGGTGTCTGGCCCTGCTAGCAAGCATCCCTGAGTTTGTGTACAATAAGGAGATCACAGCGGGCGTACACAAACGTGAGTGTGTGGCGGTTCACAGTGTGCGGAGCGCCTGGCTGGTCACAACAGTCCGCTTCCTGCTCGGGTTCCTCCTGCCGTTCCTCATCATCGTCACCTGCCATTTGATGGTCTACAGGAAAGCCGACAATAAAGTGGCAACCAAAAAGAGTCGTTCCAAGCGGATGCTGAAGGTCATCGTTGCCGTGGTGATCAGCTTCTTCTTGTGTTGGCTGCCCCTGCACATTGTCAACTTCTTCACTTTGGTGACCCCTCGGCATTCTCCTCACAGCCCATCCGTGTACCTGGCCCATGTTTTGACCCTTTGCCTGGCCTACTTCAACAGCTGCCTCAACCCGCTCCTTTATGTGTGTCTGGGCCGAAGTTTCAAAGACACCATGAACCGCTCCCTGTGCAACATCCTCCACTTACTCAGCGATGACCACACACCCAGGACCAGCATCGCCACTGCTGTTACCACAAACTCCTCAGGAAAGGAGGCAACTAATGTATAA
- the LOC144033067 gene encoding C5a anaphylatoxin chemotactic receptor 1-like, producing MYSLNDLSELKDNDTDYNITYYDYYADNMEPEILPVHVVALTLYALVVLFGIPANAIVIGVAGFKMPPSVPTIFFLNLALADLLCCLSLPLHMMLLVNHDLWEFGPVACKMVTGLFYLVKYCSILQLVLISLDRWLLVARPVWCQNNRTPKYAVLGCVAVWSLALIASIPEFMYNTAIQLGIHEECFTLHTEQSFRLITALRFLFEFLLPFLIIGICHLLVYRRARRSRTRSKRALRVIVAVVLSFFLCWLPLHVIKLSLLVTPRHSHHNSSLYIAEVLTICLSYFNRCLNPLLYVCLGRGFKDSMKRSLCNILHILSEDHTPRTNMSAQEGARVRRN from the coding sequence ATGTACAGCCTCAATGACTTGAGTGAATTAAAGGACAACGATACAGACTACAACATCACTTATTATGATTACTATGCCGACAACATGGAGCCAGAGATTCTCCCTGTCCACGTCGTGGCTCTGACTTTATACGCCCTCGTTGTTTTGTTTGGCATTCCTGCAAATGCTATAGTAATTGGAGTGGCCGGTTTCAAAATGCCCCCGTCGGTCCCAACCATCTTTTTCCTCAACCTCGCTTTGGCTGACCTCCTGTGTTGCCTCTCGCTGCCTCTTCACATGATGCTTCTCGTCAACCATGACCTTTGGGAATTTGGCCCAGTGGCGTGCAAAATGGTCACAGGTCTCTTCTACTTGGTGAAGTACTGCAGCATCTTGCAACTCGTTTTGATAAGTCTGGATCGTTGGTTGTTGGTGGCCAGGCCCGTGTGGTGCCAAAACAATAGGACACCCAAGTATGCTGTCCTGGGTTGTGTTGCAGTGTGGAGTCTGGCCCTGATCGCAAGCATCCCTGAGTTTATGTACAATACGGCGATCCAATTGGGCATACACGAGGAGTGTTTCACGCTTCACACTGAGCAGAGTTTCAGGCTCATCACAGCACTCCGCTTCCTGTTTGAATTCCTCCTGCCGTTCCTCATCATCGGCATCTGCCACTTGTTGGTCTACAGAAGAGCTCGCCGTAGCAGGACTCGCTCCAAACGGGCGCTGAGGGTCATCGTTGCCGTGGTGCTCAGCTTCTTCCTGTGCTGGCTTCCCCTGCATGTTATCAAATTATCACTGTTGGTCACCCCTCGGCATTCCCATCACAACTCGTCCTTGTACATAGCTGAAGTTTTGACCATATGCCTTTCGTACTTCAACCGCTGCCTCAACCCGCTACTTTATGTTTGTCTCGGCCGAGGCTTCAAAGACAGCATGAAACGCTCCCTGTGCAACATCCTCCACATACTCAGTGAGGATCACACGCCCAGGACCAACATGTCTGCTCAAGAAGGTGCAAGAGTGCGCAGAAATTGA